From Bos indicus isolate NIAB-ARS_2022 breed Sahiwal x Tharparkar chromosome 4, NIAB-ARS_B.indTharparkar_mat_pri_1.0, whole genome shotgun sequence, the proteins below share one genomic window:
- the PTN gene encoding pleiotrophin isoform X1 yields MQTPQYLQQRRKFAAAFLAFIFILAAVDTAEAGKKEKPEKKVKKSDCGEWQWSVCVPTSGDCGLGTREGTRTGAECKQTMKTQRCKIPCNWKKQFGAECKYQFQAWGECDLNTALKTRTGSLKRALHNADCQKTVTISKPCGKLTKSKPQESKKKKKEGKKQEKMLD; encoded by the exons ATGCAGACTCCACAGTACCTGCAGCAACGTCGAAAATTTGCAGCTGCctttttggcatttattttcaTCTTGGCAGCTGTGGACACCGCTGaagcaggaaagaaagagaaaccag aAAAGAAGGTGAAGAAGTCTGACTGTGGAGAATGGCAGTGGAGTGTGTGTGTACCCACCAGTGGGGACTGTGGGCTGGGCACCCGCGAGGGCACCCGTACCGGAGCTGAGTGTAAACAAACCATGAAGACCCAGAGATGTAAGATCCCCTGCAACTGGAAAAAGCAATTTGGAG CGGAGTGCAAATACCAGTTCCAGGCCTGGGGAGAATGTGATCTGAACACGGCTCTGAAGACCCGAACTGGGAGCCTGAAGCGAGCCCTCCACAACGCCGACTGCCAGAAGACAGTCACCATCTCCAAGCCCTGTGGCAAGCTGACCAAGTCCAAACCTCAAG